A genomic window from Tolypothrix sp. PCC 7910 includes:
- the gndA gene encoding NADP-dependent phosphogluconate dehydrogenase: MTLQSFGVIGLAVMGENIALNVERNGFPIAVYNRSREKTDAFMAQRATGRNVKAAFTLEEFVAALERPRKILVMVQAGKPVDAVISQLRPLLDEGDIIIDGGNSWFEDTERRTQELEPTGLRYLGMGVSGGEEGALNGPSLMPGGTKSSYEYLSPIFNKIAAQVDDGPCVTYIGPGGSGHYVKMVHNGIEYGDMQLIAEAYDLLKNAAGLDHNQLHEVFAQWNTTDELDSFLIEITKNIFPYIDPETNLPLVDLIVDAAGQKGTGRWTVQTALELGVSIPTITAAVNARIISSIKEERVAASKILTGPSGKYDGQVKDFINKVRDALYCSKICSYAQGMALLSTASNTYKWDLNLSEMARIWKGGCIIRAGFLNKIKKAFNENPALPNLLLAPEFKQTILDRQAAWREVIMTAAKLGIPVPAFSASLDYFDSYRRDRLPQNLTQAQRDYFGAHTYLRTDKPGSFHTEWVPIDEKK, from the coding sequence ATGACCCTACAAAGCTTTGGTGTGATTGGTTTAGCCGTTATGGGCGAAAATATCGCTCTAAACGTCGAGCGTAATGGCTTCCCAATTGCAGTTTATAACCGCTCCAGAGAAAAGACCGATGCCTTCATGGCTCAACGCGCTACAGGACGGAATGTTAAAGCCGCATTCACCCTGGAAGAATTCGTAGCTGCACTAGAACGTCCCCGCAAAATCTTGGTGATGGTGCAAGCTGGTAAGCCAGTAGACGCAGTTATTTCTCAACTCAGACCTTTGCTGGACGAAGGCGATATCATTATCGACGGTGGCAACTCTTGGTTTGAAGATACAGAACGACGCACCCAGGAATTAGAGCCTACAGGTTTACGATATCTGGGTATGGGTGTGAGTGGTGGCGAAGAAGGCGCACTCAATGGCCCATCCTTGATGCCTGGTGGCACAAAAAGCTCTTATGAGTATCTGTCACCAATTTTTAACAAAATTGCGGCTCAAGTCGATGATGGCCCTTGTGTAACTTATATTGGGCCTGGTGGTTCTGGTCACTACGTAAAAATGGTGCATAACGGCATTGAGTATGGCGATATGCAGCTAATTGCTGAAGCCTACGATTTGCTCAAGAATGCTGCTGGACTTGACCATAATCAGCTGCATGAAGTCTTCGCTCAATGGAACACCACTGATGAACTCGATTCATTTTTGATTGAGATTACGAAGAATATCTTCCCCTACATTGACCCAGAAACAAATCTACCACTAGTAGATTTGATTGTTGACGCAGCAGGTCAAAAGGGAACTGGACGTTGGACTGTGCAAACTGCATTGGAATTGGGCGTTTCTATTCCTACCATCACCGCTGCAGTTAATGCGCGGATTATCTCTTCTATTAAAGAAGAACGGGTAGCAGCATCGAAGATTTTGACAGGCCCTAGCGGTAAGTATGATGGGCAAGTCAAAGACTTTATCAATAAAGTCCGTGATGCTCTGTATTGCTCAAAAATCTGTTCTTACGCTCAAGGGATGGCGTTGCTATCTACAGCTTCCAACACTTATAAATGGGATCTGAACCTGAGCGAAATGGCGCGGATTTGGAAAGGTGGCTGTATTATTCGCGCTGGCTTCTTGAATAAGATTAAGAAGGCTTTTAACGAAAATCCAGCATTGCCCAACTTGCTATTAGCTCCAGAATTTAAGCAAACAATTCTCGACAGACAAGCAGCTTGGCGGGAAGTAATCATGACAGCAGCTAAATTGGGGATTCCAGTCCCAGCATTTAGCGCTTCTTTAGATTATTTTGACAGCTATCGCCGCGATCGCTTGCCTCAAAACCTCACTCAAGCACAACGCGACTACTTCGGCGCGCATACCTACCTACGTACCGATAAGCCTGGAAGCTTCCACACTGAGTGGGTTCCCATTGATGAGAAAAAATAA
- a CDS encoding glycosyltransferase family 39 protein has protein sequence MNRTLKKYLEIRYHPLKLLIIILLILGVFFRFINLDKKIYWHDETYTSLRIAGYTTKEVVREIFTGEEITINDVQKYQDINNGRKLSDTINSLAQEDSQHPPLYYILIRYWVELFGNSVTVIRSFSAIVSLLMFPAIYWLCLELFKSSLTGWIAIALMAVSPFQLLYAQEAREYCLWGVAIILASAAFLRAIQSDKNYLLNWLVYSCSIAIGLYIYPLTALIAIEHGIYLIFIEQLRLSKKFIAYILAFGGGCLTFLPWIIVMRNNPIKGLGWTSEAVSKFSLIKTWAGNISRIFIDFNLDAHAPLIVAIPIAAFTVILVGYAIYFIYHNTSREVWLFIFIFIGVNALLLILPDLLFGGRRSGVNRYLIPCYLFIQLAVAYLFTTQIFTINLLKRKFCQVTMLILICLGIVSCNMIASAETWWTKKPSNYHPQIAQIINKANSPLLISDNSTFNIGNLISLTYLLEPKVKLQLLTKKNIPTISDNSEVFLLNPSRNLSSSIEKTYNYKMKLVYQPGMLWRLEKNVTSQK, from the coding sequence ATGAATCGTACGTTAAAAAAATATCTAGAAATTAGATACCATCCGTTAAAGCTACTAATAATAATTTTATTAATTTTAGGTGTTTTCTTTAGATTCATTAATCTTGATAAGAAAATATATTGGCATGACGAAACTTATACATCATTACGAATTGCGGGATACACAACTAAAGAAGTAGTACGGGAAATTTTTACTGGGGAAGAAATCACTATTAATGATGTCCAAAAATATCAGGATATCAATAATGGCAGAAAATTAAGTGATACGATTAATTCTTTAGCTCAGGAAGATTCGCAACATCCACCCCTATACTATATTCTTATTAGATATTGGGTGGAATTATTCGGAAATTCGGTAACTGTCATCAGGAGTTTTTCTGCGATAGTTAGCTTATTGATGTTTCCGGCTATTTATTGGCTTTGTCTAGAACTGTTTAAATCCTCACTCACCGGATGGATTGCGATCGCACTCATGGCTGTCTCCCCATTTCAACTACTATATGCTCAAGAAGCTCGTGAATATTGTTTATGGGGAGTTGCTATTATATTAGCAAGTGCTGCATTTCTCCGAGCCATACAAAGTGATAAAAATTATCTATTAAATTGGTTGGTTTATAGTTGCAGTATTGCAATTGGGCTTTATATTTATCCATTAACAGCATTAATTGCTATTGAACATGGAATTTATTTGATTTTTATTGAGCAGCTACGATTAAGTAAAAAATTTATTGCTTATATTCTGGCATTTGGGGGAGGATGTTTAACATTCTTACCTTGGATTATTGTCATGCGAAATAATCCTATCAAAGGGCTAGGATGGACATCGGAAGCTGTTAGCAAATTCTCTTTAATTAAAACTTGGGCTGGTAATATTAGCAGAATCTTTATAGATTTTAACTTAGATGCTCATGCCCCTCTAATTGTTGCTATTCCTATTGCTGCATTTACCGTAATTCTTGTAGGATATGCAATTTATTTTATTTATCACAATACATCTCGAGAAGTTTGGTTATTTATATTTATCTTCATTGGCGTAAATGCTCTGTTATTAATTTTGCCAGATTTACTTTTTGGTGGGCGGCGTTCTGGTGTAAATCGATATTTAATTCCCTGCTATTTATTTATTCAATTAGCTGTTGCTTACCTGTTTACAACGCAAATATTTACTATTAATTTATTAAAACGTAAGTTCTGTCAGGTAACAATGCTCATCCTGATTTGCTTGGGTATTGTTTCTTGTAACATGATTGCTTCCGCAGAAACTTGGTGGACAAAAAAACCTAGCAATTACCATCCGCAAATAGCCCAAATAATCAACAAAGCTAATAGCCCACTTTTAATTAGTGATAATTCGACTTTTAATATCGGTAATTTAATTTCTTTGACTTATTTGTTAGAACCAAAAGTTAAACTTCAGTTATTAACTAAGAAAAATATCCCCACAATTTCTGATAATAGTGAAGTATTTTTATTAAATCCTTCTCGTAATTTAAGTTCTAGTATAGAAAAAACATATAACTATAAAATGAAGCTAGTTTATCAACCTGGTATGCTCTGGCGTTTAGAGAAAAATGTTACAAGCCAAAAGTGA
- a CDS encoding Ycf66 family protein — translation MLAFVLALAVGLGSLAIYLTAFFFPEIHRKNDFIWSGVGLFYALMLWVFAQRINGGLLLGHVASVALLGWFGWQTFSLRRQVTPKAQQTPVPSSDAVKTSIQQQVTNLSLPERLAQLQQGVGNTLSGVKNKFQKTDKKTSPVAKTTTTTTTPKVPPTVEIIDNTTAKPEASPEEAITASEAPTLILETPVNEVITTTETTTTSETIPEVIPPNPPSPELVEAAQPHTEAENKEPIPVEEIAPDAVLAPPAEAPPEQIPPNNPAS, via the coding sequence ATGCTGGCATTTGTCCTAGCTTTGGCGGTGGGCCTTGGTAGCTTAGCCATTTATTTAACAGCTTTCTTTTTCCCAGAAATCCATCGGAAGAATGACTTTATCTGGAGTGGCGTAGGGCTATTCTACGCTTTAATGTTATGGGTTTTTGCACAACGTATTAATGGCGGTCTTTTGCTGGGTCATGTTGCTAGTGTCGCGCTTTTAGGTTGGTTTGGTTGGCAAACTTTTTCATTACGCCGACAAGTGACACCAAAGGCCCAACAAACACCAGTTCCCAGTTCCGATGCTGTAAAAACTTCGATTCAGCAACAGGTTACTAACTTGTCTCTCCCAGAACGCCTGGCGCAGTTACAACAGGGTGTTGGTAACACCTTGAGCGGTGTTAAAAATAAATTCCAAAAAACTGATAAAAAGACCTCACCAGTTGCCAAAACTACAACAACTACCACTACACCCAAAGTTCCGCCTACTGTAGAAATTATTGACAACACCACTGCTAAACCAGAAGCATCACCAGAGGAGGCGATTACAGCTAGCGAAGCTCCTACTTTAATACTAGAAACACCAGTGAATGAGGTAATCACCACTACCGAAACCACCACGACAAGCGAGACAATACCAGAAGTAATTCCGCCAAATCCCCCATCTCCCGAATTAGTGGAAGCTGCACAACCACATACTGAAGCTGAGAATAAAGAACCGATTCCTGTCGAAGAAATTGCGCCGGATGCTGTACTTGCTCCCCCAGCCGAAGCACCACCAGAACAAATACCACCCAATAATCCAGCTAGTTAA